A single region of the Lactobacillus xylocopicola genome encodes:
- a CDS encoding SLAP domain-containing protein — translation MKKTKKLFISLAAALMATTLAAPAVAKTNQVHAEEVTSPSPNTDQGKLTLNHKTRIYNKKGQKRYSYRGGNGLLKKDATVKYVGKVEAITDPDAKRYSFRDDDWNWFYLPYKTIKGKEYYNIGHGGYIKAINVDSIDGQRLYTNYATVTISAETLPSEKGNGYSQMVDNQGKFTGKYLKAGTKVVVDRRCDRDDLAGSREIDGLANSSLEVYRIKNNKQRFILMDDVKIKVRQILRPYTNFMGVKFVNDARLYDADGNADKVITFKRGDGTDVVDLRYIWVPSENKAELFYKTLDEWTSDKAYRFVKASAVKYIYGRHLEPSNTADDVKK, via the coding sequence ATGAAGAAGACCAAGAAATTATTTATTAGTTTAGCAGCTGCATTAATGGCAACAACTTTAGCAGCTCCTGCAGTAGCCAAGACAAATCAAGTTCATGCAGAAGAAGTAACTAGTCCAAGCCCAAATACTGACCAGGGTAAATTAACCCTGAATCATAAGACCCGGATTTATAACAAGAAGGGGCAAAAAAGATACTCTTATCGCGGAGGCAATGGCTTACTTAAAAAAGACGCTACCGTAAAGTATGTTGGTAAGGTTGAAGCAATAACTGACCCAGATGCCAAGCGTTATTCTTTCCGTGATGATGACTGGAATTGGTTCTATTTACCATATAAGACGATAAAGGGAAAGGAATATTATAACATTGGTCATGGCGGCTACATTAAGGCCATAAATGTTGATAGCATTGATGGTCAAAGACTATATACTAATTATGCGACGGTCACGATTTCTGCGGAAACTTTGCCTTCAGAAAAAGGCAATGGTTATTCTCAAATGGTTGATAACCAAGGCAAATTTACTGGTAAATATCTCAAAGCGGGTACTAAAGTAGTGGTTGATCGTAGATGCGATAGAGATGATTTAGCAGGTTCTCGTGAAATTGATGGTTTAGCAAATAGTAGTTTAGAAGTATATCGGATCAAGAATAATAAACAGCGGTTTATTCTAATGGATGATGTGAAAATTAAGGTTCGACAAATATTACGACCATATACTAATTTCATGGGTGTAAAGTTTGTGAATGATGCTAGACTTTATGATGCTGATGGGAATGCTGACAAAGTCATTACTTTTAAACGAGGTGATGGTACTGATGTAGTAGATTTACGCTATATTTGGGTTCCGAGTGAAAATAAAGCTGAATTATTTTATAAAACATTAGATGAATGGACAAGTGACAAAGCATATAGATTTGTTAAAGCTTCAGCTGTTAAATATATTTATGGCCGACATCTAGAACCATCAAATACAGCAGATGACGTAAAAAAATAA
- the dapF gene encoding diaminopimelate epimerase, translated as MVQLQKVHGSQNQFFLLDQTSLQKALSTNELVSLAQQLTNPQNGLLGGADGLLVVSASQHPQVRGRMQVINSDGTFAAMCGNGLRTVGRYLAEKYGETDFKVETPQADLQVSCQSDWAPQVKAISVEISPVSFQDTALPFANLGGPKLVNQFVPAFADELKFSAVAVPNPHLISIVSHDVLTSNLLEKLGTRLNQPNAYFPDGVNVSFAQVVNSRHLFVRTFERGVGFTNACGTGMSAASLIFAVTNPQAAAFEQILTVANPGGFVQTKVHQTHASYWIELIGNATITHYLEVDEAELHQSQPDFDRFEVTSTSEDAAYRDFIAQHTV; from the coding sequence ATGGTCCAATTACAAAAAGTGCATGGTTCACAAAATCAATTTTTCCTGCTTGACCAGACCAGTCTGCAGAAAGCTCTTTCTACAAATGAGTTGGTCAGCCTGGCCCAACAATTAACCAATCCCCAGAATGGTCTTTTAGGTGGCGCGGATGGCTTACTAGTGGTCAGTGCTTCGCAGCATCCTCAGGTTCGTGGCCGCATGCAAGTAATTAACAGTGATGGCACTTTCGCTGCAATGTGTGGCAACGGACTGCGGACTGTTGGCCGCTACTTAGCCGAAAAATATGGCGAGACTGACTTTAAGGTTGAAACCCCGCAGGCCGATTTGCAAGTCAGTTGCCAATCCGATTGGGCCCCGCAGGTAAAGGCGATTAGCGTTGAAATTAGTCCCGTCAGTTTTCAAGATACGGCTTTACCCTTCGCCAATTTAGGCGGTCCAAAACTAGTTAACCAATTTGTTCCTGCCTTTGCAGACGAGTTAAAATTTTCAGCAGTTGCTGTTCCTAATCCTCATCTTATAAGCATAGTTAGTCATGATGTGTTAACCAGCAATTTATTAGAAAAATTAGGTACTAGATTAAATCAACCTAACGCTTATTTTCCGGATGGAGTCAACGTCAGCTTTGCACAAGTAGTTAATTCCAGGCACCTTTTTGTCAGAACCTTTGAACGCGGCGTCGGCTTCACGAATGCCTGCGGCACTGGTATGTCGGCCGCTAGCCTGATTTTTGCTGTAACAAATCCCCAAGCTGCGGCTTTCGAGCAAATTCTCACCGTTGCCAATCCAGGCGGCTTTGTTCAAACCAAAGTCCATCAAACGCATGCCAGTTACTGGATTGAACTCATTGGCAATGCCACCATTACCCATTATCTTGAGGTTGACGAGGCTGAATTGCATCAGTCGCAGCCTGATTTTGACCGATTCGAGGTCACTTCAACCAGTGAAGATGCTGCTTATCGCGACTTTATCGCCCAACACACGGTTTAA
- a CDS encoding APC family permease — MNTSKRANDKLGFWSIVFLAINSIIGSGIFLTPGSVVSQAGSKALVVYLIAAAFASILAISFSAAAKYVTKSGASYAYSKAAFGDNVGFYVGILRYFSASVAWGVMAVGVIKSAISIFGGNPDNFTSVTVGFLILMLLITVINLFGQKFVKVVMNMATVGKLAALLLIIVAGVVLLITTGASHSLGAADQITQNGQKIVPTLTTTGFVMAVVSAFYAFTGFESVASGSEDMQKPEKNLPRAIPLAIFVIAAIYIGVVAVAMVLDPKTLMTTKQVVAISAIFKNDLLRDVILVGALISMLGINVASSFNAPRILEAMAREHQLPDSLIKRTENNFPIRTFFISEALAILVPLAFQYNMVNLITLSAMVRFLGFIIVPLAVISFYYGKNKEAVLPAPKNILTDIFVPILSIVLVIFLLVNYNWQAQFGIIKNGQVIGVNWYAIMMMAFGFVLLPLIMFAVSKNAQKK, encoded by the coding sequence ATGAATACGAGTAAACGAGCGAACGACAAGTTGGGATTTTGGTCAATTGTTTTTTTGGCAATTAATTCAATTATCGGGTCCGGCATCTTTTTGACCCCAGGAAGTGTTGTTAGTCAAGCAGGAAGTAAGGCACTGGTGGTCTATCTAATCGCGGCTGCCTTTGCATCGATCTTAGCTATTTCCTTTTCGGCGGCGGCCAAGTATGTGACCAAATCAGGTGCCTCTTACGCCTATTCTAAGGCGGCGTTTGGTGATAATGTGGGCTTTTACGTCGGTATTTTACGCTATTTTTCGGCAAGTGTGGCGTGGGGCGTGATGGCTGTCGGCGTGATTAAGTCGGCTATTTCCATTTTTGGTGGGAATCCTGATAATTTTACCAGTGTAACGGTCGGTTTTCTAATCTTAATGTTACTGATTACCGTAATTAACTTGTTTGGTCAAAAGTTTGTCAAAGTAGTTATGAATATGGCTACAGTGGGCAAATTAGCTGCACTGTTGCTAATTATTGTTGCTGGTGTGGTCTTGCTCATTACGACTGGTGCGTCACACAGTCTGGGGGCAGCTGACCAGATCACCCAAAATGGCCAGAAAATTGTGCCAACATTGACTACTACGGGCTTTGTTATGGCGGTTGTTTCCGCCTTTTATGCCTTTACTGGTTTTGAATCCGTTGCTTCCGGGTCAGAGGACATGCAGAAGCCGGAGAAGAACTTGCCGCGGGCCATTCCACTGGCTATCTTTGTCATTGCGGCGATTTACATTGGCGTAGTTGCCGTGGCCATGGTGCTCGATCCCAAGACCTTGATGACTACTAAGCAGGTAGTAGCTATTAGTGCAATTTTTAAAAACGATCTTCTGCGTGACGTGATTCTGGTGGGGGCACTCATTTCAATGCTAGGCATCAATGTCGCTTCCAGCTTTAACGCACCGCGTATTTTAGAGGCAATGGCGCGTGAGCACCAGCTACCAGATTCCTTGATTAAAAGGACGGAAAATAATTTTCCAATCAGAACTTTCTTTATTTCGGAAGCTCTGGCAATCCTGGTTCCATTAGCCTTTCAATACAACATGGTCAACCTGATTACGCTGAGCGCAATGGTCAGATTCTTGGGTTTTATTATTGTTCCACTGGCAGTCATTAGCTTTTATTATGGCAAAAACAAAGAGGCGGTTTTGCCCGCACCCAAGAATATTCTGACGGATATCTTTGTGCCAATTCTGTCAATCGTTTTAGTTATTTTCTTACTAGTCAATTATAACTGGCAAGCTCAGTTTGGTATCATCAAAAATGGCCAAGTAATAGGTGTTAACTGGTACGCAATTATGATGATGGCCTTTGGGTTTGTGCTTTTACCGCTAATCATGTTTGCTGTTTCTAAAAATGCTCAAAAGAAGTAA
- a CDS encoding aspartate kinase — protein sequence MKVVKFGGSSLANGEQFQKVVNIINADAERKVIVTSAPGKRFDRDTKVTDLLIDYAQYTCKKQETALIFKQIWARYQEIADYFHIAAEQLAPLRQELATLPANKYRSQAVLLATFKAHGEKLNAQLLTLILQKKQIAARYLDPQPAGFEVGGPANDAHILPQTYQNLQRWQEPATLLVVPGFYGINENGEIATFSRGGSDITGAIWARGLQADLYENFTDVNAIYAANPQIIKHPQAIKVMTYREMRELSYAGFSVFHDEAIIPAIEVQIPINVKSTNHPELPGTMIVTEKEFKPQHVITGVASSNHFSALYLHRYLLNKEVGFTLKLLQIFYKYNISYEHMPSGIDDLTVIFDKRQFTAQVRDQMCNDIRAMLAPDYLEWIDDYAIIMVVGEGMRNKIGVMKNITAPLAQKHVAIHMINQGASRISIMLGTKRADAAAAVTQIYQQFFN from the coding sequence ATGAAAGTTGTAAAATTTGGTGGTAGTTCTCTGGCTAACGGCGAGCAATTCCAAAAAGTAGTCAATATTATTAATGCCGATGCCGAACGCAAAGTCATTGTCACCTCAGCGCCGGGCAAAAGGTTCGACCGGGACACCAAGGTAACTGACCTGTTAATCGATTATGCCCAGTACACCTGCAAAAAACAGGAGACGGCACTTATTTTCAAACAAATTTGGGCTAGATACCAAGAAATTGCTGATTATTTTCACATTGCGGCAGAGCAGCTAGCGCCTTTACGGCAGGAACTAGCCACTTTGCCCGCCAACAAGTACCGCAGTCAAGCTGTCTTACTGGCTACCTTTAAGGCCCATGGCGAAAAACTTAACGCCCAGCTTTTGACTTTGATTTTACAAAAAAAGCAGATTGCTGCCCGTTACCTCGATCCCCAACCGGCGGGATTTGAAGTTGGTGGTCCCGCTAATGATGCCCACATCTTGCCGCAAACCTACCAGAACCTGCAAAGATGGCAAGAGCCAGCCACTTTGCTAGTTGTCCCTGGCTTTTACGGTATCAACGAAAACGGTGAAATTGCCACTTTTTCACGGGGAGGATCAGATATCACCGGTGCCATTTGGGCACGTGGACTGCAGGCTGACTTATACGAAAACTTCACTGATGTAAACGCAATTTATGCTGCCAATCCGCAAATTATTAAGCATCCCCAAGCAATCAAAGTCATGACCTACCGAGAAATGCGCGAACTTTCTTACGCTGGCTTTTCTGTTTTTCACGATGAGGCAATTATCCCCGCCATTGAGGTCCAAATCCCGATTAACGTTAAAAGCACCAATCATCCCGAGCTACCGGGGACAATGATTGTTACAGAAAAAGAATTTAAACCGCAACATGTGATTACCGGCGTTGCTAGTTCTAATCACTTTTCCGCATTATACTTACATCGATACCTGCTTAATAAAGAAGTTGGATTTACACTTAAATTATTGCAGATTTTTTATAAATATAATATTTCTTATGAACATATGCCTTCCGGCATTGATGACTTAACCGTTATTTTTGATAAGCGCCAGTTTACCGCTCAAGTTCGGGATCAGATGTGTAACGATATTCGAGCAATGCTTGCACCAGATTACCTAGAGTGGATCGATGATTACGCTATTATCATGGTTGTTGGCGAAGGCATGCGCAATAAAATTGGCGTAATGAAAAACATCACGGCTCCCCTTGCGCAAAAACACGTGGCAATTCACATGATCAATCAGGGCGCGTCACGTATTTCAATCATGTTGGGTACCAAAAGAGCCGATGCCGCTGCTGCTGTTACCCAAATTTACCAACAATTTTTCAATTAA
- a CDS encoding ATP-binding cassette domain-containing protein encodes MEYLKMTELRLEYQGEELFKVASLNVQEGQHVGLIGANGVGKTTLLKVLNEEAVVFNITGQIRRNCQIVRVPQILTYDEESGGEREKAAIITALRRLRQYPRGLLLLDEPTSNLDTSQQAWLIKLLNGLSQPVIIVSHDRNFLKQTSNTIWQVKDHKVSAYKGTYDEFVTVEKKKEENQAFEYLRQEKKICKLKEAQKKREVTGRQFNKKKKNISWSDWKDKKRHLGGTQKRILRSSKVLDKRVERETNKLQKPVTHQPITLNNFKVNDLALPAGSTMVRIQPQEVTIGSRKLFTIAEQLKVKNGSKVALVGPNGSGKSVFLNKLWQDQLKQWVNPQAKIGFFQQNMTQEITDNKTVQNEIQRVTIFDNAATMQLLGDLHLRPFLTRQVCHLSGGQLICFKLAKVLLGKHNLLILDEPTNFLDLPAITALEEFIKNYPFAVIIVSHDQEFLANLNLVTWHIRDHQLVLPTTFVNHKNTQTANQIELLRFKRDQLLSEPGASMGEIQKISREINKLQDK; translated from the coding sequence ATGGAATATCTTAAAATGACTGAACTTAGGCTTGAATATCAGGGTGAAGAACTCTTCAAAGTTGCTAGTTTAAATGTGCAGGAAGGTCAGCACGTTGGCTTGATCGGGGCAAATGGTGTTGGTAAAACCACTTTGCTTAAGGTGTTGAATGAAGAGGCGGTTGTGTTCAATATAACAGGGCAGATTAGACGCAACTGCCAGATTGTCCGGGTGCCACAAATTTTGACTTATGACGAGGAAAGCGGCGGCGAACGAGAAAAGGCCGCTATTATAACGGCGCTTCGGCGCTTGCGGCAATATCCCCGGGGTCTGCTTCTCTTAGATGAGCCCACGTCCAACCTTGATACTTCGCAGCAGGCCTGGCTGATAAAACTACTTAACGGTTTGTCCCAGCCGGTAATCATCGTTAGTCATGACCGTAATTTTCTGAAGCAAACGTCCAACACGATTTGGCAAGTTAAGGACCATAAGGTTAGTGCATATAAGGGCACTTATGACGAGTTTGTCACAGTAGAAAAGAAAAAGGAAGAAAACCAAGCATTTGAATACTTGCGCCAGGAGAAAAAGATATGCAAGTTAAAGGAAGCGCAGAAGAAAAGGGAAGTTACGGGGCGGCAATTTAACAAAAAGAAAAAGAATATTTCCTGGTCTGATTGGAAGGATAAGAAAAGACATTTGGGCGGAACGCAAAAGCGGATACTGCGGTCCAGTAAGGTGCTGGACAAACGGGTTGAACGGGAAACGAATAAGCTACAAAAACCGGTAACACACCAGCCGATAACACTGAACAACTTTAAAGTTAATGATTTGGCCTTGCCAGCTGGCAGCACAATGGTACGTATTCAACCGCAAGAAGTTACGATTGGTAGCCGAAAATTATTCACTATTGCCGAACAATTAAAGGTTAAAAACGGCAGTAAAGTTGCGCTCGTTGGTCCTAATGGTAGCGGTAAGTCCGTTTTTCTTAATAAATTATGGCAAGATCAGCTTAAACAATGGGTTAATCCGCAAGCTAAGATTGGCTTTTTCCAGCAGAATATGACCCAGGAAATAACAGATAATAAAACTGTGCAAAATGAAATTCAACGGGTAACAATATTTGATAATGCAGCAACTATGCAACTACTAGGCGATCTTCATTTGCGCCCTTTCCTGACTAGACAGGTTTGCCATTTAAGTGGCGGACAGCTGATCTGCTTTAAATTGGCCAAGGTACTGCTGGGAAAGCATAACTTGCTTATTCTTGACGAACCGACGAATTTTTTGGATTTGCCCGCTATTACAGCACTGGAAGAATTTATCAAAAACTATCCGTTTGCGGTCATTATTGTGTCCCACGATCAGGAATTCTTGGCCAATTTGAATCTGGTCACCTGGCATATCCGTGACCATCAGCTGGTTTTACCTACTACTTTTGTTAATCACAAGAATACGCAAACTGCTAATCAGATAGAACTTTTAAGGTTTAAGCGTGACCAGTTGCTGTCTGAGCCAGGCGCATCAATGGGTGAAATTCAAAAAATTTCCCGGGAAATAAACAAATTGCAAGATAAATAA
- a CDS encoding gamma-glutamyl-gamma-aminobutyrate hydrolase family protein, which translates to MTRPIIGISGSVIVDSGGMFPGYRRSYVNEDYVDSVVQNGGVPFIIPFTADEAVIEAQLDQVQGLILSGGHDVDPHLYGEELLPQIGETWPERDHFDMLLLKLAEEKHKPILGICRGAQIINVAHGGSLYQDIGYRPEKTYKHDQGHTPDLPTHEVKVQTGSHLAQILGKTRFATNSFHHQLIKDVAPDLQAVACSSDGVTEGLENKAGNVVAVQWHPEMLHRNSNTKFMNNLFKFVIENAK; encoded by the coding sequence ATGACAAGACCAATTATTGGAATTTCGGGATCGGTGATAGTTGATTCGGGCGGAATGTTCCCGGGCTATCGACGTAGTTATGTCAATGAAGATTATGTTGACTCTGTAGTTCAAAATGGTGGGGTACCCTTTATTATTCCCTTTACTGCAGATGAAGCGGTCATTGAAGCGCAGCTGGATCAAGTTCAAGGACTGATCTTATCTGGCGGTCATGATGTTGACCCGCACTTGTACGGCGAGGAATTATTGCCCCAGATAGGTGAGACGTGGCCTGAGCGGGACCACTTTGACATGCTCTTGTTAAAGCTGGCTGAAGAAAAGCATAAGCCGATTCTTGGCATCTGTCGCGGTGCGCAAATTATCAATGTAGCCCACGGCGGTAGTCTTTACCAAGATATTGGTTATCGCCCGGAAAAGACTTACAAGCATGATCAGGGCCACACGCCTGATCTGCCAACTCATGAGGTAAAAGTCCAAACAGGTAGCCATCTGGCTCAAATATTGGGGAAGACCCGCTTTGCCACTAATTCCTTCCACCACCAATTAATTAAAGACGTTGCGCCAGACTTGCAGGCAGTTGCATGTTCTAGCGACGGTGTCACGGAGGGGCTGGAAAATAAGGCGGGTAATGTGGTGGCTGTCCAATGGCACCCAGAAATGCTACATCGTAATTCAAATACTAAATTTATGAATAATTTATTTAAATTTGTCATTGAAAATGCAAAGTAA